Proteins encoded within one genomic window of Oncorhynchus mykiss isolate Arlee chromosome 27, USDA_OmykA_1.1, whole genome shotgun sequence:
- the diabloa gene encoding diablo, IAP-binding mitochondrial protein a, with the protein MQAIRQCSACATGAILQSRTDFLLLRTNMTALRRSVACLNFFRSTAASVLNNRKPSRQRLVHFTDVTRTSLASLSVGSGLSVVPFMLQVENLSHESLTRRASSMVTDSANTYLSQTTQALVDSITQYAKALHTLIALQRRYLASLGKLSTVEQHAIWQVIVGQRVEVGGRLDECNRFESNWIHAVNLCEMAAEEAYNTGAEHASVTAKNNLQVAKVQVEEVRQISADAERKLAETQAEDIQRMAEYASFIERGGDDVHEAYLRED; encoded by the exons ATGCAAGCTATTAGACAATGCTCTGCTTGTGCTACTGGGGCAATTCTACAAAGTCGGACGGACTTCCTTTTGCTCCGGACCAATATGACGGCGCTCAGAAGAAGCGTTGCTTGTCTCAATTTCTTCAG GAGCACAGCAGCGAGTGTCCTCAACAATAGGAAGCCCTCGCGTCAGAGGCTTGTGCATTTCACGGATGTTACCAGAACGAGCTTGGCCTCTTTGAGTGTTGGGAGTGGGCTGAGCGTTGTCCCCTTCATGCTG CAAGTGGAGAACCTCTCTCATGAATCCCTGACCCGAAGAGCATCCTCTATGGTTACAGACAGTGCAAACACTTACCTCTCCCAGACCACTCAGGCTCTCGTAGACTCCATCACACAATATGCCAAA GCTCTCCATACCCTCATCGCCCTCCAGAGGAGATATCTGGCTTCACTGGGAAAACTCTCCACTGTTGAGCAGCATGCCATTTGGCAAGTGATCGTTGGTCAGCGTGTTGAG GTTGGTGGCAGACTAGATGAATGCAACCGCTTTGAGTCAAACTGGATTCATGCTGTCAACCTGTGTGAAATGGCAGCTGAGGAAGCGTACAACACTG GAGCTGAGCATGCATCCGTCACAGCCAAGAACAATTTGCAGGTGGCCAAGGTTCAGGTGGAGGAGGTCCGGCAGATATCTGCGGATGCTGAGAGAAAGCTGGCTGAGACCCAGGCCGAGGATATCCAGAGGATGGCGGAGTATGCCTCTTTCATAGAGAGGGGTGGTGATGACGTGCATGAGGCGTACCTCAGAGAAGACTAA